One region of Monomorium pharaonis isolate MP-MQ-018 chromosome 11, ASM1337386v2, whole genome shotgun sequence genomic DNA includes:
- the LOC114254676 gene encoding LOW QUALITY PROTEIN: uncharacterized protein LOC114254676 (The sequence of the model RefSeq protein was modified relative to this genomic sequence to represent the inferred CDS: inserted 1 base in 1 codon; substituted 1 base at 1 genomic stop codon) produces the protein HFSVGTFSRLFSFFFFFLIRNESSATIASSDDCVIRRNERDKMKGEPTRRFLLHSRFLRISFAVTMPRSRIIGRPGNSAGAGISLSLSLSLVXFHSPXPQNPMLTLEGPRRGCSHRVVVATSQLKKKKKKYHSRLLGV, from the exons CACTTCTCTGTGGGAACCTTTTCGCggctgttttcttttttttttttttttttaattcgaaatGAGTCATCCGCGACGATCGCGTCCAGTGACGATTGCGTGATCCGCAGGAACGAGCGAGACAAAATGAAAGGAGAACCGACGCGTCGTTTCCTTCTGCACTCGCGGTTTCTCAGAATATCCTTTGCGGTCACGATG CCTCGCTCTCGAATCATTGGAAGGCCGGGAAACTCGGCGGGAGCTggtatctctctttctctctctctctctctgg CTTTCCATTCGCCGTGACCTCAAAACCCTATGTTGACCTTAGAAGGGCCGCGTCGTGGTTGCTCGCACCGCGTCGTGGTTGCTACCAGCcagctgaaaaaaaaaaaaaaaaaatatcattcacGCCTCCTCGGGGTGTAG